DNA sequence from the Vicia villosa cultivar HV-30 ecotype Madison, WI linkage group LG3, Vvil1.0, whole genome shotgun sequence genome:
AATTTGTATGGAAGAAACAAAATTGATCATATTCCCAACATGCTTATAGATTATGAATTGATCATATTCAAAGAGTATCATGTCTCGGTGAGTCGCTGAAATACTTCTTCTTTCATGTTTCTTGTTATAAATAtgcaattaataaatattataaatatgttgGGCACAATCATGGAGAAACTAGGAGGAATTGCAAAACTGCTCATGGATCGTCTGTCGTGTTCTTCTATGTATGCTTTTCTCCTTAGATTTGTTATGGGATTGATtgttatgtttaataatatatttttgttcaCAAGGTTGATTCAAAGATGAAGGAGATTCAAAGAGAACAAACTGCAAAGCGAGAGGCAAAACAATTGTATGTGTTTTCTCAATCTATTTTGAATAATAATatacttctgttatttttctgttGTCTAACCCATTACAAATGGTTTTCTTGTTAATGAGGGGATATTCTTTGTACAGGAAAGAGAGGTTTTATAATCTTGGAAATATGGACGTCACAATCAAACAGGATTGCAAGAAAGTGTTTGTATCTCCTTTGAGGCATTTGACTCCAAAACTACAACATGGCTGTGAGTATATCTGTTCACTCCTACATGGCAGTAAATCTAGTGAATGTATTTATATTGGTTTTCTATATGCAAAGATAACATGTAGTTTCTCTCCTCTCTTAAATTCACGTACCTTGGTTTATTGCTTTGAAATTTATGAGAGAAAATTGAAAAGCATGTTAATTtgatgatttaatataattttgaaataaa
Encoded proteins:
- the LOC131593286 gene encoding uncharacterized protein LOC131593286 encodes the protein MESGLNMVIRRGEVALALKELKINLYGRNKIDHIPNMLIDYELIIFKEYHVSVDSKMKEIQREQTAKREAKQLKERFYNLGNMDVTIKQDCKKVFVSPLRHLTPKLQHGCEYICSLLHGSKSSECIYIGFLYAKITCSFSPLLNSRTLVYCFEIYERKLKSMLI